DNA from Solanum stenotomum isolate F172 chromosome 3, ASM1918654v1, whole genome shotgun sequence:
CTAATACTAATGATAAGTGATAGTCACGTTtagcaataaaaaaaatattcatattcttAATAGCAACTTAAGTTGATTCTCAAACTGTCAAACATCAACATTAAAATAGCATTATCTTTGATGGTATGCGTTATGACTTGGTCTCTTCAACTTCTCAAGTGTCAAATGCTTgaatttatacatttttttttatcgcATAAAAAATCACAGTTATTATCTTTCGAGTGCGTATATggtaatttatttatgtatagtAACTCATATATCATATAAAGGCAAATTTACGTGATAAGCTCGATTGTGGAGGCATTGACAGATCCTAACTTTCTTTATGAAATATCTAAATTTTCTATCAATTGAAGTTCgatcaaatttagaaaaatcaTTATAGATAAATAATATACATGAAAAAGTAAGACACTTGAAAAAAATTACGAATTCCCCTAACttataagtaataaatattGGATATATTAATTCTCTAGATTGATTATGATTTAGAAAAAAGTAAACTTCGATAATCTTAATTTAAAATtggagaaaatgatcaaaatagtccttaatgtatggacTTAGATTGATTTGGTCCCTCATATATGTAGCTTATGGAAAAGCTTCGTTATCTATGTTAAAAACTTATCAATTTAGTCTTTCACCCTAAAACCCTAAcgacacaaaaaaattatgtcaaattaaacaaaaacaGAAATGTGCAACTCACGTGAcatacaaaacaaaaacaaaacatatGCTACCAGAAATACAAAACAATTGAACACGTCTCGTACTCACGTGACATACAATTTTATTCATCTTATAGAGTTTCAATTGAAATTAAACACGTCTCATACTCAGACAAaacatttatttaattcatcTTATAAAGTTTCAATTGAAATTGAACAAAGCTCGTACTTTTTCCGGAAGAAAACAAAGACAAAACATATGCTACcagaaataatttaaatactgGACACTTGACTGTACGTCTCTAACAACCACTAATTTAGTTGGAGTCTCTCTTCCAACTCCGACACAAGGTGTCCCCGACGTGAAATCGCCGGAGCTACCGCAACACAACTACTTTCCTCCTATGGACAACTCAAGTTCATCATCTTCCGTCGACCCAAATAGCGGATTCTCTTCAAAAACCAAAACTTTCCATAGTCTCCGACCACCACTCCTACTTCCTCCAATGTCTTCTCCTCTTTCCGCTGCTTCTTATGCACTATCTCTCCAACACAACACTGAAGACACCGCCTTTATCGACTCATCCACCGGTCGCCATATCTCCTTCTCCGATTTCCGGCAACGTGTTGTTTCCTTAGCTTCTTCCATTCAGAATACACTCCGTCTTTCCAAAAACGACGTAGCTTTTGTTCTTTCTCCAAACTCAACTCATATTCCGATTCTgtacttttctcttctctccctCGGTGTTGTAATCTCTCCTGCTAATCCCCTCAGCACAGAATCTGAGCTTTTGCGACAGATTAAGTTAACGAAACCTGTAATCGCGTTTGCTACATCGAGAAACTTCCAGAAGCTTCCGAAATTGAAACACCCAACTGTTCTAATCGATTCGCCGGAGTTCGAATTGATGATGAGGAACACTGAATTGAAGTTCGAAACAGTGGAAGTGAATCAATCGGATTTGGCGGCGATTATGTATTCGTCGGGGACTACAGGGGAGGTAAAGGGGGTGAAGCTGACTCAACGGAATTTTATAGCAAGTATTGCGAATTACCATGCTCAGAGACCGGAGAGGGATTCGCCGGCGGTGATGTTGTATACGGTGCCGTTGTTTCATGTGTTTGGTTTTCATTACTTTTTGAAATCGGTAGCTTTAACTGAGACTGTGGTGGTGATGGAGAGATTTGATTTGAAGAAAATGTTGAAGACGGTAGAGGATTTCAGGGTGACACAATTAGTGGTAGCTCCGCCGGTTGTGGTGGCGATGGCTAAAGGAAGTGTTACTCATGGCTATGATTTGAGTTCATTAGAAGCCGTTGGCAGCGGCGGAGCTTCACTTGGGAAAGACGTTATGCAAGCATTTGCAGACAAGTTTCCAAAGATCATATTATTTCAAGTAAGTGCAAACGAGTTAAAAGAGATTCAAGGTCTTATATATATACGAccatatatgtataatataacttttttcCGCAATGAACCTCCTTTtgcacttaaatttgtataaagttgaataaatagGTATATGTGTCTTACGTGGCATGATATGATGTCACGTAGGATGTGAATTGTCGCGGACGACACCAAGTAagacatgtgtgtctatttgttcaactctATACAACTTTAATTGTCTAcctgtgcacactcaaagttggaggataGAAATATCACATGAACCATTAGTTTTGAAATGACAATGTATAGGCATAAATGATACATAGGATTCATATAGTGTAGCACTGATGATTCATATGTGCTGGTAACTAGTGTAGCACTTGAGGGAGAAGTTGATAACTTTTTTAATAGTCGAAAAATATCTGAGGGCCAGTGATCCACGGATCAAAACTTGTGGATAATGAACTCGTT
Protein-coding regions in this window:
- the LOC125859673 gene encoding 4-coumarate--CoA ligase-like 9, which translates into the protein MDNSSSSSSVDPNSGFSSKTKTFHSLRPPLLLPPMSSPLSAASYALSLQHNTEDTAFIDSSTGRHISFSDFRQRVVSLASSIQNTLRLSKNDVAFVLSPNSTHIPILYFSLLSLGVVISPANPLSTESELLRQIKLTKPVIAFATSRNFQKLPKLKHPTVLIDSPEFELMMRNTELKFETVEVNQSDLAAIMYSSGTTGEVKGVKLTQRNFIASIANYHAQRPERDSPAVMLYTVPLFHVFGFHYFLKSVALTETVVVMERFDLKKMLKTVEDFRVTQLVVAPPVVVAMAKGSVTHGYDLSSLEAVGSGGASLGKDVMQAFADKFPKIILFQGYGLTETAGAAFRAATTEEMLRQGSVGRLLANTEAKIVDPDTGIGLHPGEQGELWIKGPTIMQGYIGDPKNTSETLMPGGWLRTGDLCYIDHHGYLFVVDRLKELIKYKGYQVPPAELEQLLQSHPEIVDAAVIPYPDEEAGQLPMAFVVRRPQSALDEEQVIDFISKQVAPYKKIRRVAFVSSIPKSPSGKILRKELKRIHLPGSKL